A region from the uncultured Draconibacterium sp. genome encodes:
- a CDS encoding 3'-5' exonuclease has protein sequence MKLHLKNPLVFLDLETTGINIVTDRIVEIALVKVNVDGSEEEKLMRINPEQPIPTEASVIHGIYDEDVKDAPTFKEVAKTLAKFLEGCDLAGFNSNRFDIPLLAEEFLRAEVDIDLKKRKFIDVQAIFHKMEKRTLAAAYKFYCNQELVDAHSAMADTKATYEVLKSQLDKYKGVAYEDAKGKKSTPIENDVDKLSEFSSYDRNVDFVGRIVYDENGVEVFNFGKNKGIPVEQVLQEQPGYFGWILNSEFPLYTKKVLTQLKLKMMSK, from the coding sequence ATGAAATTGCATTTAAAAAATCCATTGGTTTTTTTGGATCTGGAAACTACCGGAATAAATATTGTTACAGATCGGATTGTAGAAATTGCACTGGTAAAAGTTAATGTTGATGGCAGCGAGGAAGAAAAGCTGATGCGCATTAATCCGGAGCAACCAATTCCAACTGAAGCATCGGTAATACATGGTATTTACGATGAAGATGTTAAAGATGCACCAACATTTAAGGAAGTAGCAAAAACACTGGCGAAATTTTTAGAAGGTTGCGATTTGGCCGGTTTTAATTCCAACCGCTTTGATATACCCTTGCTTGCCGAAGAATTTTTACGTGCCGAGGTAGATATTGATTTAAAGAAACGGAAGTTTATTGATGTTCAGGCCATTTTTCATAAAATGGAAAAACGCACACTGGCTGCCGCCTATAAATTTTATTGCAACCAGGAATTAGTTGACGCCCACAGTGCTATGGCCGATACCAAGGCCACCTACGAAGTGTTAAAATCGCAACTGGATAAATATAAAGGCGTAGCTTATGAAGATGCAAAAGGCAAAAAATCGACACCTATAGAAAACGATGTGGATAAATTAAGCGAATTCTCATCGTACGACCGGAATGTGGATTTTGTTGGACGTATTGTATACGACGAAAATGGGGTAGAGGTATTTAATTTTGGTAAAAATAAAGGCATACCCGTTGAGCAGGTGCTTCAAGAACAACCCGGTTACTTTGGCTGGATTTTAAACAGCGAATTTCCACTGTATACCAAGAAAGTTTTAACACAGTTGAAACTAAAGATGATGAGTAAGTAA
- a CDS encoding iron-sulfur cluster assembly protein: MAIISEITKEIAKVMHPAINYSLVDLGMVQDIELYTEQLVILTFVFPFPNIPIADKLIASVEKVVQALGFEMQYIVRVMKTDEKQRFLQMEKAGWKGGKASCSC, translated from the coding sequence ATGGCAATAATAAGTGAAATTACCAAAGAAATAGCAAAAGTGATGCATCCGGCAATTAACTATTCGTTGGTTGATTTAGGTATGGTGCAGGATATTGAATTATATACCGAGCAACTTGTAATACTTACCTTTGTTTTTCCGTTTCCCAACATTCCAATAGCTGATAAATTAATAGCATCGGTAGAGAAAGTGGTGCAAGCTTTGGGTTTTGAAATGCAGTACATTGTGCGGGTAATGAAAACAGATGAAAAGCAAAGGTTTTTGCAAATGGAAAAAGCAGGTTGGAAAGGGGGAAAGGCCTCCTGCAGTTGTTAG
- a CDS encoding acyl-CoA thioesterase: MQDYHFELEMQVRDYECDIQGIVNNAVYQNYLEHTRHKFLNHVGLDFAQLHNDGIDAVVIKAELEYKLPLRPGDDFLVRLKIGKQGRLRIVFLQEVIRKADEKLMVRGRITSVLTKNGRPLSPEILENRFTAAGIVLENL; this comes from the coding sequence ATGCAGGATTACCATTTTGAACTTGAAATGCAGGTTCGCGACTACGAGTGCGACATCCAGGGGATTGTAAACAACGCTGTTTATCAGAACTACCTGGAGCATACACGCCATAAATTTTTAAATCATGTAGGGCTCGATTTTGCGCAACTACACAATGATGGAATAGATGCAGTGGTGATAAAAGCTGAATTGGAGTACAAGTTACCGTTGCGCCCCGGCGATGACTTTTTGGTGCGCCTAAAAATAGGAAAACAAGGTCGGTTGCGCATCGTTTTTTTGCAGGAAGTAATACGCAAAGCAGATGAAAAGCTAATGGTAAGAGGCCGCATTACTTCGGTGCTCACAAAAAATGGCCGTCCGTTATCGCCCGAAATTCTTGAAAATAGATTTACAGCAGCAGGCATTGTGCTGGAAAACCTTTAA
- a CDS encoding YkgJ family cysteine cluster protein, with protein MTNSKFDQLEKAFFHDGYQLAINALKNTTNHTVPDAVIKEMYAIIDGLIDSLFAYARQQNQAIECKKGCAWCCHQPVFALDYELNYLNNFIHKNFDIVTRSAIQKKAKFKREKLAQLEGDALLNAKTPCPLLHEGACLVYEARPMACRIYLSSDVKSCKLFFNNPDDKSNYPKLLDMPMRLGRMMNEGFKSALKTNGVEAKEYRIEEKLC; from the coding sequence ATGACAAATTCAAAATTTGACCAACTTGAAAAAGCCTTTTTCCACGATGGTTATCAACTGGCCATAAATGCCCTGAAAAATACGACCAACCATACAGTGCCTGATGCTGTTATCAAGGAAATGTATGCCATTATTGATGGTTTAATCGATTCATTATTTGCATACGCCCGACAACAAAACCAGGCAATTGAATGCAAAAAAGGTTGTGCATGGTGCTGTCATCAGCCGGTATTTGCACTTGATTATGAGCTGAATTACCTGAACAACTTTATACACAAAAATTTTGATATTGTAACTCGCTCTGCAATTCAGAAAAAAGCAAAATTTAAAAGGGAAAAACTTGCCCAACTGGAAGGCGATGCATTACTAAATGCCAAAACGCCCTGCCCCTTGTTGCATGAAGGAGCCTGTTTGGTTTACGAAGCACGCCCAATGGCCTGTCGCATTTATCTTTCGTCGGATGTAAAAAGCTGCAAACTGTTCTTTAACAATCCTGATGATAAGAGCAATTACCCCAAACTACTGGATATGCCTATGCGCCTGGGACGCATGATGAACGAGGGATTTAAATCGGCACTAAAAACAAATGGCGTTGAGGCAAAAGAATATCGGATTGAAGAGAAACTTTGTTAA
- the dnaN gene encoding DNA polymerase III subunit beta: MKFVVSSTELLSHLSAISKVISSKSTMPILDNFLFQLSETELTITASDLESTLITSLELDNIEGDGAVAVPAKLITDTLKEFPEQPLTFQIDGESYLVEIYSDNGKFSIMGQNAEDFPEQPQLDEEGASAIDVSHVVLQKGIEKTLFATADDELRPVMNGIYVELTPDFMSFVASDAHKLVRYRRLDAKAEFESSFILPKKPASLLKNLLPKEEFDVKLEFDDKNAFFTLSNYKLICRLVEGNYPSYNSVIPTNNPNKMLIDRLNFFNTIKRVSVFSNQASNLVKLNITDNQMVVSAQDIDFSISAVERINCEYEGEEIEIGFKSTFLQEILTNISTGDVRVEMSDPTRAGLLLPAENEEDEDMLMLLMPMMINV; encoded by the coding sequence ATGAAGTTTGTAGTTTCAAGCACCGAATTACTGAGCCACCTTTCTGCAATAAGTAAGGTAATAAGCAGTAAAAGTACCATGCCAATTCTCGATAATTTCTTGTTTCAGTTAAGCGAAACAGAATTAACCATCACCGCTTCCGATTTGGAATCGACGTTAATAACCAGTTTAGAGCTGGATAATATTGAAGGCGATGGAGCCGTGGCCGTTCCTGCAAAATTAATTACTGATACATTAAAAGAATTTCCGGAGCAACCACTGACATTCCAAATCGATGGTGAGTCTTATCTTGTTGAAATTTATTCCGACAATGGTAAATTCAGCATTATGGGACAAAATGCCGAGGATTTTCCGGAGCAACCACAATTGGATGAAGAAGGAGCATCGGCTATCGATGTAAGCCATGTTGTACTTCAAAAAGGAATTGAAAAGACATTGTTTGCCACTGCCGACGATGAGTTACGCCCGGTAATGAATGGTATTTATGTTGAACTTACGCCTGATTTTATGAGCTTTGTAGCATCAGATGCACATAAACTTGTGCGTTACCGCCGTTTGGATGCCAAAGCCGAGTTTGAATCGTCGTTTATTCTTCCTAAAAAGCCGGCCAGTTTATTGAAAAACCTTTTACCAAAAGAAGAGTTCGACGTTAAACTTGAGTTCGACGATAAGAATGCCTTTTTTACTTTAAGCAACTATAAACTAATTTGTCGTTTGGTGGAAGGAAATTACCCGAGTTACAATTCGGTTATTCCTACCAATAATCCCAATAAAATGCTCATCGACCGCTTAAACTTCTTTAATACCATTAAGCGTGTATCGGTGTTCTCTAACCAGGCCAGTAACCTGGTAAAACTTAATATTACCGACAACCAGATGGTAGTATCGGCTCAGGATATCGATTTCTCAATTTCAGCTGTAGAACGCATTAATTGCGAGTACGAAGGAGAAGAGATCGAAATAGGTTTTAAATCAACTTTTCTGCAAGAGATTTTAACGAATATCTCAACCGGAGATGTGCGGGTGGAAATGAGTGATCCAACGCGCGCAGGTCTTCTGCTTCCGGCTGAAAATGAAGAAGATGAAGATATGCTGATGCTGCTAATGCCAATGATGATAAACGTTTAA
- a CDS encoding alanine/glycine:cation symporter family protein: MLDNPGELIIKISDGIWGAPILILLLGGGFYFLVYSRLAPLRYIGHALQILTGKYDDPNEAGQLRHYQALSTALAGTVGMGNVSGVAVAITMGGPGAIFWMWVSALLGVSTKFFTCTLAVMFRGKDDAGEIQGGPMYYITEGLGKNWRPLAVFFALMAMIGVSPLFQANQLTQMIRDVILVPNNIEASFTSNIVTGIIISILVGLVVIGGIKRIGKVTGRLVPTMVVVYTITVFFIIFSNTSAIIPAFKTIIADAFTGNAVLGGSLGAIIITGVRRAAFSNEAGLGTAPMAHGAAKTNEPIREGLVAMLGPIIDTIIVCTMTALAIIITNTWQESSADGITLTAHAFDSAIPVYGKYILATCVIFFSMSTMFAFPYYGVKCLGFVAGTKYQHIYNYLFVVVIILGAVSNLRVIIGLIDIAFALMAFPTVITTILLSPHVKRAAKDYFLRLKAEKLLVKRTRNNAYNN; this comes from the coding sequence ATGCTTGACAATCCTGGTGAACTCATTATTAAAATATCTGATGGAATTTGGGGTGCCCCCATTCTAATACTGCTGCTTGGTGGCGGTTTTTACTTTTTGGTATATTCGCGGCTGGCCCCTTTGCGCTACATTGGCCATGCCTTGCAAATATTAACCGGAAAATACGACGACCCTAACGAAGCCGGGCAGCTGCGACATTACCAGGCATTATCCACAGCCCTCGCTGGCACAGTTGGCATGGGCAATGTTAGTGGTGTAGCAGTAGCCATAACTATGGGTGGCCCGGGAGCCATTTTCTGGATGTGGGTATCGGCACTGTTGGGGGTTAGCACTAAATTTTTCACCTGTACGCTGGCTGTTATGTTTCGGGGAAAAGACGATGCCGGAGAAATTCAGGGTGGCCCCATGTATTACATTACCGAAGGGCTGGGCAAAAACTGGCGACCACTTGCCGTATTTTTTGCCCTTATGGCAATGATTGGCGTTTCACCGCTGTTTCAGGCAAACCAGCTCACACAAATGATTAGAGATGTTATTCTGGTTCCAAATAATATAGAGGCTTCGTTTACAAGCAACATTGTTACAGGCATAATAATTTCGATACTGGTTGGCCTGGTGGTAATTGGAGGTATTAAGCGCATCGGAAAAGTTACCGGACGATTGGTGCCAACCATGGTTGTAGTCTACACCATTACCGTTTTCTTTATTATCTTCTCTAACACCTCAGCAATTATCCCGGCCTTTAAAACTATAATTGCCGATGCATTTACCGGAAATGCTGTATTAGGAGGTTCTCTGGGGGCTATAATCATCACCGGTGTTCGGCGGGCCGCCTTTTCAAACGAAGCAGGACTGGGAACGGCACCTATGGCACACGGAGCAGCAAAAACCAACGAACCAATCCGCGAAGGATTAGTGGCTATGCTTGGCCCCATTATCGATACCATTATTGTTTGTACAATGACAGCCCTTGCCATTATTATTACAAATACCTGGCAAGAAAGCAGCGCCGATGGTATCACACTCACAGCACACGCATTCGATTCTGCCATTCCTGTTTATGGAAAATATATTCTGGCTACCTGTGTAATTTTCTTTTCCATGTCAACCATGTTTGCCTTTCCGTACTACGGTGTAAAATGCCTTGGATTTGTTGCCGGAACCAAATATCAGCACATTTATAATTACCTGTTTGTAGTTGTTATTATTTTAGGTGCCGTGTCAAACCTGCGGGTTATTATCGGGCTTATTGATATTGCTTTTGCATTAATGGCTTTCCCAACTGTAATTACAACTATTCTTTTGTCGCCACACGTAAAAAGGGCGGCCAAAGACTATTTTTTGCGCTTAAAAGCAGAAAAGCTATTGGTTAAAAGAACGCGTAATAACGCTTATAATAATTAA
- the gldG gene encoding gliding motility-associated ABC transporter substrate-binding protein GldG encodes MYSLFKKEIKTFLGSLIGYLAVLVFLLVTGLFLWIFPGNYNIPDNNYATLQGLFTLAPWLYLFLVPAITMRMFADEKRSGTIEILLTRPLGDFQLVMAKFLAGLVLVVFSLLPTLLYFLSVYWLGNPVGSIDTGATWGSFMGLFFLATIYVAIGIFASSLTDNQIVSFILGMSLSFIFYLGFEFVASANISYVLEQLFSWLSINDHYLSISRGVVDMRDMLYFVGMAYLFLYATTLIVRKGKLRETKAKIRAIAIPLVVLLVLAISSNFLYRIDLTAEKRYSVAAISKQTVSRLEGPVEVELYLSGELEAGLRKIQNEILEKIAVLNAYSSAPIRVRIYNPYSIGNADEQEEFITKLVNKGVPRISFRHKTEQGVASKFIFPGAVIRYQNKELAVNFLKNNPYTSYENNFNHSVETIEFELVNAFRKLMRKQKSVLAFLQGHGEANQYEVADIARALSADFEIDMIEAKELEDSDLDILVIANPKKEFPETSKIAIDQFLMKGGKIVWLIDPVQVSLDSLSKGFQTYSFPNDLNLGDQLFRYGVRMNYELLQDVNCIQIRVNTAAPGNTARYTLHPWYYSPLLTPNDNHPLSRNLNWVKSEFVSSLDTVSGGAGLRKEVILSTSPYARRIKVPSSVSLGNINNPPARQLFTQANIPVGILVEGVFTSNYKNRMVENYAYSSADIITESQPTQMIVIADGGIMSNKVNYSANPPKIQELGFDEVSGQVFGNKEFLINAISYLDDKQGIMQLRGQSLKLRLLDKVKLREEATFWKVLNVLVPLLLVILFALVYNLVRKYKYNRS; translated from the coding sequence GTGTATAGCTTATTCAAAAAAGAAATAAAAACTTTTCTGGGGTCGCTGATCGGATACCTGGCCGTGCTGGTTTTTTTATTGGTAACGGGTTTGTTTCTGTGGATTTTCCCGGGCAATTACAATATTCCGGACAATAATTATGCAACACTACAGGGGCTTTTTACGCTGGCGCCATGGTTGTACCTGTTTTTGGTGCCGGCTATAACCATGCGTATGTTTGCCGACGAAAAACGCAGCGGAACAATAGAAATACTGCTTACCCGCCCGCTGGGTGATTTCCAGTTGGTAATGGCCAAGTTTCTGGCTGGATTAGTGCTGGTTGTTTTCTCGTTATTACCCACTTTACTCTATTTTTTATCGGTTTATTGGCTTGGAAATCCTGTTGGAAGTATCGACACCGGCGCCACCTGGGGGTCGTTTATGGGGCTGTTTTTTCTGGCAACAATTTATGTAGCCATTGGTATTTTTGCTTCGTCGTTAACCGACAATCAGATTGTTTCCTTCATCCTCGGAATGTCGTTGTCGTTTATTTTTTACCTGGGTTTTGAGTTTGTAGCATCTGCCAATATTTCGTATGTGCTCGAGCAATTGTTTTCGTGGCTGAGTATTAATGATCATTATCTTTCCATATCTAGGGGAGTGGTTGATATGCGTGATATGCTCTATTTCGTGGGAATGGCGTATTTGTTTTTATATGCCACCACTCTGATTGTCAGAAAAGGCAAACTTCGAGAAACGAAAGCTAAAATTCGTGCAATAGCCATTCCTCTTGTAGTTTTGTTGGTGTTGGCTATTTCATCTAACTTTTTATACCGAATTGACCTTACTGCAGAAAAGCGTTATTCTGTAGCTGCTATTAGTAAACAAACGGTGAGCAGACTGGAAGGTCCGGTGGAAGTGGAGCTTTACCTGAGTGGAGAACTGGAAGCCGGCTTACGAAAAATACAAAACGAAATACTGGAAAAAATTGCGGTGCTTAATGCTTACAGTTCCGCCCCAATACGGGTACGAATCTATAATCCGTATAGCATTGGGAATGCTGACGAACAAGAAGAATTTATTACCAAATTGGTAAATAAAGGCGTTCCTCGAATTAGTTTTAGGCACAAAACCGAACAAGGGGTTGCCTCTAAATTTATCTTTCCGGGGGCTGTTATTCGCTATCAGAATAAAGAATTAGCCGTAAATTTCTTGAAAAATAATCCGTACACCAGTTACGAAAATAACTTTAATCATTCGGTGGAAACCATTGAATTTGAATTGGTAAATGCATTCCGTAAACTTATGCGAAAGCAGAAATCGGTCTTAGCATTTCTTCAGGGGCACGGCGAAGCCAACCAGTACGAAGTGGCCGATATTGCGCGTGCACTGTCTGCCGATTTTGAAATTGATATGATAGAGGCCAAAGAGCTTGAAGATTCGGACCTTGATATTTTGGTAATTGCCAATCCGAAAAAGGAATTTCCGGAGACATCAAAAATCGCTATCGATCAGTTTCTGATGAAAGGAGGAAAGATTGTCTGGTTGATTGATCCGGTGCAGGTAAGTCTCGACAGTTTAAGCAAAGGCTTCCAGACGTATTCTTTTCCAAACGATTTAAATTTGGGAGATCAGCTGTTTCGATACGGAGTGCGCATGAATTACGAACTGCTGCAGGATGTAAATTGTATTCAAATCAGGGTAAACACGGCTGCGCCAGGGAATACGGCGCGTTACACCTTGCATCCGTGGTATTACTCGCCTTTGTTAACACCAAACGATAACCATCCGCTTAGCCGCAACCTAAACTGGGTAAAATCAGAGTTTGTGTCCTCGCTCGATACAGTCTCTGGTGGTGCCGGTTTGCGCAAGGAGGTAATACTTTCTACTTCTCCCTATGCTCGTCGTATAAAAGTTCCGTCATCGGTAAGCCTTGGAAATATAAATAATCCGCCGGCTCGGCAACTGTTTACGCAGGCCAACATCCCGGTTGGTATTTTGGTTGAAGGTGTTTTTACATCGAATTATAAAAACCGAATGGTGGAAAACTATGCTTATTCTTCTGCTGATATAATTACAGAAAGTCAGCCCACACAAATGATTGTAATTGCCGACGGAGGAATAATGAGTAACAAAGTAAATTATTCTGCCAATCCGCCTAAAATTCAGGAGCTTGGTTTCGACGAAGTTTCGGGGCAGGTTTTCGGGAATAAGGAGTTTCTGATTAATGCTATTTCATACCTCGATGATAAGCAGGGAATTATGCAATTGCGTGGCCAATCGCTAAAATTACGTTTGCTCGATAAAGTAAAATTACGCGAAGAAGCAACTTTCTGGAAAGTGTTGAATGTATTGGTTCCGCTGCTTTTAGTCATACTTTTTGCACTGGTTTACAACCTTGTTCGTAAATACAAATACAATCGTTCATAA
- the lpxB gene encoding lipid-A-disaccharide synthase codes for MKYYLIAGEASGDLHGSNLMKELQVADKTADFRFFGGDKMQAVGGNLVKHYREMAFMGFVNVLLNIRTIKRNMEFCKKDLLSYKPDVLILIDYPGFNLRIAEFAKQNNIKVYYYISPKLWAWKEYRVKKVRAFVDEMFTIFPFETAFYKKHGIDVNYVGNPLFDSIKEFETTARLAADFKAMNNLDERPIIALLAGSRVQEIKGILPVMKKAVEGRDDYQVVLAGVSSVDKELYDEILQGSKIKVLYESTYDLLNNAHTALVASGTAALETALFQVPQIVLYKVEGGVLVHYIMAAVLKIDWVSLPNIILGKMAVKELLQKDMTVRKVTAELDRLLGDEKYREKILSDYREMQQLMGEPGCSKRAAEKMVSLLQ; via the coding sequence ATGAAGTATTACCTAATTGCTGGTGAAGCATCGGGTGATTTGCATGGCTCGAACCTGATGAAAGAACTGCAAGTTGCCGATAAAACAGCTGATTTTCGGTTTTTTGGAGGCGATAAAATGCAGGCAGTTGGCGGAAATCTGGTAAAACACTACCGCGAAATGGCGTTTATGGGTTTTGTAAATGTATTGCTGAATATCAGGACCATTAAGCGCAATATGGAATTCTGCAAAAAAGATCTGCTTAGCTATAAACCCGATGTTCTCATCCTGATTGATTACCCCGGCTTTAACCTGCGAATTGCAGAGTTTGCCAAACAAAACAACATAAAAGTTTACTATTATATTTCTCCGAAACTCTGGGCCTGGAAAGAATATCGCGTTAAAAAAGTGCGTGCTTTTGTTGATGAAATGTTCACCATATTTCCGTTTGAAACTGCTTTTTACAAAAAGCATGGTATTGATGTAAATTATGTGGGAAATCCGTTGTTCGACTCGATTAAGGAATTTGAAACTACCGCCCGGTTGGCAGCTGATTTTAAAGCCATGAACAACCTGGATGAACGCCCGATAATTGCCTTGCTGGCCGGAAGCCGTGTGCAAGAAATAAAAGGAATCTTGCCTGTAATGAAAAAGGCCGTTGAAGGGCGCGATGATTACCAGGTGGTACTGGCTGGCGTTTCGTCGGTTGATAAAGAGTTGTATGACGAAATTTTGCAGGGGAGCAAAATAAAAGTGTTGTACGAATCTACCTACGATTTGCTGAATAATGCACATACGGCTTTGGTTGCTTCGGGAACGGCAGCATTGGAAACGGCTTTGTTTCAGGTGCCCCAAATCGTACTTTACAAAGTTGAAGGCGGCGTATTGGTGCACTACATTATGGCCGCAGTTTTAAAAATAGACTGGGTGTCGCTGCCCAATATTATTCTGGGAAAAATGGCGGTTAAAGAGCTGCTTCAAAAAGATATGACGGTTAGAAAAGTAACAGCTGAACTCGATCGATTGCTTGGTGATGAAAAGTATCGCGAAAAGATTCTATCGGATTACCGTGAAATGCAACAGCTCATGGGAGAGCCGGGCTGTTCGAAACGGGCTGCTGAAAAAATGGTGTCGTTACTGCAATGA
- the surE gene encoding 5'/3'-nucleotidase SurE, with product MQNEKDKPLILVTNDDGIHASGLRELVEVMKFFGNVVVISSEVSMSGKACGITVDHPLRATPVEQIHGVPTFKCNGTPVDSVKLSFNGLFNQAPDYVVSGINHGANSSISVIYSGTMGAAIEGGLHGVPSIGFSLDDYSADADFSKAKLVVARVFQSVIENGIPEFTCLNVNIPKGKPEGIKVCRQTHGKWMEEFEKRTDPHGREYHWLSGYFHNFEEEAEETDIFALKNNFASVVPVRVDMTDYKTMEQLKRWKF from the coding sequence ATGCAAAATGAAAAAGATAAACCATTAATATTGGTTACAAACGATGACGGAATTCATGCTTCTGGTTTGCGTGAATTGGTGGAGGTAATGAAGTTTTTTGGCAATGTTGTGGTTATCTCCTCCGAAGTTTCCATGTCGGGAAAAGCATGTGGTATAACTGTCGATCATCCCTTACGGGCAACTCCGGTGGAGCAAATTCATGGTGTTCCCACTTTTAAGTGCAACGGCACACCGGTTGACAGCGTTAAACTTAGCTTTAACGGCTTGTTTAATCAGGCTCCCGATTATGTGGTTTCCGGAATTAATCACGGGGCCAATTCATCAATAAGTGTAATTTATAGCGGAACAATGGGAGCGGCCATCGAAGGTGGTTTGCACGGAGTACCATCTATTGGTTTTTCGCTCGACGATTACAGTGCCGATGCTGATTTTTCGAAAGCTAAATTAGTGGTAGCACGCGTTTTTCAGAGTGTTATTGAAAACGGTATACCCGAGTTCACCTGCCTTAATGTAAATATTCCGAAAGGGAAACCCGAAGGCATAAAGGTTTGTCGGCAAACGCATGGCAAGTGGATGGAAGAATTTGAAAAACGTACTGATCCGCATGGTCGCGAATACCATTGGTTATCCGGGTATTTTCATAATTTTGAAGAAGAAGCTGAGGAAACCGATATTTTTGCTTTGAAGAATAATTTTGCTTCGGTTGTGCCGGTTCGGGTAGATATGACCGACTATAAAACAATGGAGCAATTAAAGCGGTGGAAATTTTAG
- a CDS encoding fumarylacetoacetate hydrolase family protein, with translation MKIICIGRNYVAHAKEFDELVPDEPIFFMKPDTALLRNNDPFYIPDWTKDLHHEIELVIKINRIGKNIEKRFAHRYYDEIGLGIDFTARDVQAELKKKGLPWEKSKAFDKSAVLSNTFLSKSIFPDPDAISFHLDINGKTVQEAHSGLMIFDFDELIAHISNYVTLKIGDLIYTGTPANVGPVAIGDRLEGYLEYKKLLDFEIK, from the coding sequence ATGAAAATAATTTGCATAGGAAGAAATTATGTGGCTCATGCAAAAGAATTTGATGAGTTGGTGCCTGATGAACCCATATTTTTTATGAAGCCAGATACGGCTTTGTTGCGCAATAACGATCCGTTTTATATTCCTGATTGGACAAAAGATTTGCACCATGAGATTGAATTGGTAATAAAGATTAACCGGATTGGAAAAAATATTGAGAAACGGTTTGCCCACCGTTACTACGATGAAATTGGACTTGGCATTGATTTTACAGCGCGTGATGTGCAGGCAGAGCTGAAGAAAAAAGGCCTTCCGTGGGAAAAATCGAAAGCTTTTGATAAATCGGCAGTGTTGAGTAATACCTTTCTCTCGAAGTCAATTTTTCCCGATCCGGATGCCATAAGTTTTCACCTCGATATTAACGGAAAAACAGTTCAGGAAGCACATTCGGGATTAATGATTTTTGATTTTGATGAATTGATTGCACATATTTCAAACTACGTAACACTTAAAATAGGCGATTTAATTTATACCGGAACGCCTGCCAATGTTGGACCGGTTGCTATTGGCGATCGACTGGAAGGCTATCTGGAATACAAAAAATTGCTTGATTTTGAAATTAAGTAA